The window AAATAGAGATCCCCGATCATGTCCATGATCTTGTGGCGCACCGGTTCATCCGGGAATCGAAGCGCGTCGTTGATCGGTCCCTCCTCCCCGAAGAGGACGAAGTTGTCGAAGCGCCCGCCGAGGGCCAATCCCTGCCGCTGCAATAGCCCGATGTCCCGCGCGAACCCAAAGGTTCGCGCGGGAGCGATCTCCTTTCGGTAGGTCGCGGGGTCGTCGAGTCGGAAGACGAAGCGCTGCTTGCCGACCGGGGCCGGATATTCGAGCGTGTAATCGATTTCGAACGCGTCGCACGGCTCCAGGCGGATGGACGCCTTGCCGGCATCGATCCGGAAAGGTTCCTTCACCACGATCCGATGCCAGTCCCCGATCTGGTTCTCGAAGCCGACTTCCTCGAACAGGGAACAGAACTCCACGGACGAACCGTCGAGCACCGGGACCTCGCCGTTGCACTTGATGAGCAGATTGCTGACCCCGTAGGCGTTGAGCGCGGACATGACATGCTCGATGGTCGCGACATGGGTGGTTCCGAGCCGGATCGTCGTTGCATATCCGGTCGACTCGACAAAATCAAGGTGCGCCGGGACCGCCCGGTTGTCGGAGACGCCGACAAAGTGGATCCCCGAATTGGGACCCAGCGGCTCGAAGATCAGGCCGCTCTTCTTCCCGGAGTGAAGCCCCTGCCCATACAATACCGCGCTGCGGGCGAGCGTCCGCTGCGGCATAAGGGCCCCGCGCAGCGTCTGGTTCCTGAACACCAGGGGCTGCAGTTCCGGCATCCC is drawn from Deltaproteobacteria bacterium and contains these coding sequences:
- the lpxC gene encoding UDP-3-O-acyl-N-acetylglucosamine deacetylase — protein: MPHPGPILIVDDEASIRKSLEGVLSDEGYSCALASDGADALAQLQSIHPSLVLLDIWMPGMDGIETLRRMKALQPETPVIMMSGHATISTAIKATKVGASDFIEKPLELDLVLNAIRRALGTQDAVRSPAVGELAGSIDLRSAEGMPELQPLVFRNQTLRGALMPQRTLARSAVLYGQGLHSGKKSGLIFEPLGPNSGIHFVGVSDNRAVPAHLDFVESTGYATTIRLGTTHVATIEHVMSALNAYGVSNLLIKCNGEVPVLDGSSVEFCSLFEEVGFENQIGDWHRIVVKEPFRIDAGKASIRLEPCDAFEIDYTLEYPAPVGKQRFVFRLDDPATYRKEIAPARTFGFARDIGLLQRQGLALGGRFDNFVLFGEEGPINDALRFPDEPVRHKIMDMIGDLY